From Diospyros lotus cultivar Yz01 chromosome 4, ASM1463336v1, whole genome shotgun sequence, a single genomic window includes:
- the LOC127799140 gene encoding uncharacterized protein LOC127799140: MSAHQAGPSLHFGPIDLPRPGPAANVGPPTPAQQPFPALGSTKFSPAANVGPPKPGPAAISGSCTQHVHSAANVILPQLPFWSPGPAPCSPAANVGPPSSTQRPFRALGPTQKGPAARPQTGKSLSSAGPPHQQSFQTAGAIPAANAKPIEPCPAANNTGYMPLIGQ; this comes from the coding sequence ATGTCGGCCCACCAAGCCGGGCCCAGCCTCCATTTTGGGCCCATAGACCTACCACGTCCAGGCCCAGCTGCGAATGTGGGCCCACCAACCCCGGCCCAGCAACCATTTCCGGCCCTTGGATCGACCAAGTTCAGTCCCGCCGCCAATGTAGGCCCACCAAAACCGGGTCCAGCTGCCATTTCGGGCTCATGTACCCAACACGTGCATTCCGCCGCCAATGTCATTTTACCCCAGCTGCCATTTTGGTCCCCTGGACCTGCCCCGTGCAGCCCAGCCGCCAACGTCGGCCCACCAAGCTCGACCCAGCGGCCATTTCGGGCCCTTGGACCAACCCAAAAAGGCCCAGCTGCCCGGCCGCAGACAGGCAAGTCCCTTAGCAGTGCCGGCCCACCACACCAGCAGTCATTTCAGACAGCAGGTGCAATCCCAGCAGCCAATGCAAAACCTATTGAACCATGTCCAGCCGCCAATAATACTGGATACATGCCTCTTATTGGGCAATAA